The nucleotide window ATTCGGAGCACAGTTCGTTGTTTTCAATTGTTTATGAAATCGACATATGCGTTTTACGCATGTGTGCAATTATTAAAATCGATCAAATCTGATTTATGTTTCACCATTCAAGAGGAGGGCGACCAGTATCGGTGTTCCATtgaaccacagacaaatagaggactgtctctctatttgtctgtgattgaCCGTTAATACGACTGTCTTTTTATCTGTAGGTAAAGTGATTGACAAGTGGCGAAATTTAGCGACAATACACTTCAAAGGTCTTATCAATGTTGTTGATTTGCTGGTCTAAAGTGTATTTCTGACATTGTTCTTGTCTATATTTACCGCTAAATATCCTTGTAGTCAGGTTGATAATCGCAATGCATATGgtgaaaactgtcatttttcgaaaatcttgtTTTAAGACTGACCCATAAGGTAGCGagtcaggttcaaaggtcaattttagcatttgttttatttcaaattttgaacctTGACACATGGTCTTTCTTTTGGCGGAAAGTGTTTGGTCACAcggtaccgggaaattcctgaaatattactaaaatggcaaactatcagctccACTGCGTGCCATTATTTTTTCCCTTTGTAATAACGGTCCAGGATCACTAATCAACCAAGATCGATATCCAAAAAAGAAGACATGTGTCTCTATTTGATTTAATCGACAGTGTAAATAATTAGGCTCTATCCTAGACCGGAAGATCGATCCGTTATTCGTCAAAGCATCACTTATTATCTTCTGTTTCTTTGACTGTTGACATTCCAGCACTATGCAGTGTTTAACAGCACCAGTTTGCATCGTTGTCGTTCATGCATATTTGATGTCTGCGGCATTCAGTTGGAAAGTTCCCGACAATGTTTACGAAACTTTCTACGGTACAACGAAAAAGGAACATGCTGGCGTTCAGCTCAAAACCAAGGGTTCCATTCCAAAATGGTTAAATGGTGAgagcattttaattttttttcatataaagaCTGTAAATACAGTAGAATTAGCATCTTTACCGACAGATTTGAAAAGGTATTTCGGTGAATTTCCACATGCCTGTCTGATCGTTAACCATTCATTTGCTGCATTCGGTTGAACAAACGGAAACTGGAAAATGGAGGATCCGTCGCATCGCTGGAGGGCGCAAGAAGCGCCACTATGAACAGTGTTGATCTCAGTAGAAATTACCAAAGACCTTACCTTGTATATTTCTCTTTAATATAACTACATTCCGTAGCGTACATACTCCATGCTCTTGTCACTTTGCTTTGCAGGGTATTTTCTGCACCAGAGTTGTGGTTCGTTCGGAAATAACAGTAGTGACCCTGGGAGTAAAATACTTCACATCTTTGATTGCATTGGCTCCGTCACCTCATTTGACTTCAACAAGGGACGTGTCGATTACTCACACAGGTAAGCGTGAGTGGAGTTATTGTACATGGGTAGTAGTATATGTTAAAGTGAGAAAATATGGTGGAGATATGCTTAAATGTATTTTGATCGACCAGACTGAATATCTGACTGACGGGCTGACTTGCAGAGAGTGCGTGTACTATTGTATCTGAGGACATAATTTACTACCCGTCTCTTTACAGGTTTTACCGCACTAGACCTTTTAAAATATGGGATTATTACGAAAGAGATATGGATAAATCCAAAGTCGCCTGGATGACCGCTTACTCTGAAATTGTAAGTAATCAAGGTgcaaattcgaaaattttctgCTTTGGTTCACAGATCGAGAAAGTAAGCCTGTTCTCTTGTTCTTCCCCCAAACGTATACAGCCAGTCAAAGATTTCGGGCACTACGAACACAaagctttgtgtataatgtaaacTTGCATCGCTGACAAATATACTATactagtccagactagaattcaattgtCGCCAGTAGCATTGGTCACGAGACATACAAAGGCCAATAGAATTTATTACTCCCTCTCACGTGAAATTATGTGATCCTACTTGACATTTGAAGCCTATTTTAGTGACGACGTTAGTATAAGAGAGGAAGGATCGTATGTGCTTGAGTGGGAGAGCGGGCGCTTTTGCTCTAGCGATGTACGCTTCTAGTGAAACCCGAGGACAGATCGATTAAAAAAATAGATGTTGCTCTTTTCGTTTTCAAGGATCAAGACCAGTACAAGAAGTGGTCGCCATTACAAGATTACCCCGTCCTCAATCCGAACGTCGCATTCTGGAAAATTGGCGACAAAGTAGCAGCCGTGACGGATAACCCTTCAGGTAGGTAGCTGTCTATGATAGCATATGCTATTCCCTGAACCATCAAAATGTCCGCAGTGACGGACCGAAAGACACACAGACTGACATGCGCAAAGGGACAGGCAGTAACAGAGATGGGATTGGCAAGTGGAAAAAGTGCAATtaactaacaaacaaacaaacaaacaaacagatcgTAATATTTACTGTCTGACACATGTAGATGCAGCTTTAAAAACGTGTCTTTATTTAATTACAGGGTACTGGTTTGACTTGCACACCCTCGAAAGTAAAGGTATCTTTCCTTTTAAAGACGTCAACTTTGGTTTCTCACATTCGATGGTTCCTGTCAATAATCCTGCGCATGAGCACGTGGATGAAGACGGAGTTACTTTGTACAGTTCAGTTTCTATGTATGACATCAGCGATTTTGacaatgtcaatgtcatgtaCGTGTGTTAGTATTATCGAACTCACCTATCTCCGTACATACCAAGAAGTGACATTGTAgttacaaaaatgttttgtttgaaaCCAGTTTTCATACAGTATGCAGTCTACTAAATCTAAGACGGGCtgtgtacattcaaaatattgtaactATTGATAGCATCGAGAAGAATCGTTTTCAAGATTTGATGACAAAGAGGAAGGCATTGTTTGTTTTCCGTTCTGTTTGGCAAGGGAGcactttgtaaatatttcatcttTTCAGATGTCAGATTTTCGATTTATAGCTTCTCCTCACTGTAATTGTGTGTCGTTATTAACTGCACAGGAACTATGAAGTTCATAATGCTAGGATAATTCCTTCGTCTGCTTCATTATCAAGATCAATATTTGACTGACCGTGCTAAGATTTACTTTCTGTCTGCAGACGTGTGATATATAAAATCGTCAACGAAACAAGAGTTCGGATCGCATCATTCCAAGAAGCGGGGCCTTTTAATCTGAACCATTGCTATTTCGACTCGACTTATCCTCTGATGACAACACGCGGTTCATACTTACATTCGTTCTGTATGACAGAAAACCACTTTGTACTACCGATGAGCACCTTCCTCTACGATAAATGCAGTTTATTTAGAGGTAGGTCGAAAGTTGGTTCtcttatatttttactttgcacggcaaaatatttcggttttcaaaagacttttgaaaaaacTGGCCAGAGTTTGACGTTTGTCTACATACTTTTTAGCTCCAACATGAAAAAACACATCAAGAGAAATGAAAGCCCATGATATGATATGGACATTCTAATTTGTGTACTGAATTGTAGTGTGCCAAACAAACAGACTCACTGCAAATGTCCTGCTATTTTTTCAGTCAATGATCGAGATGGGCCTGAGGTGCCTCTCTACAGCACGATTATGAAGTATTCCGAGGACGTCCCGACACGTTTTGTTGTCGTTAGCAGAAGAACAAACGAAGTTGTGGGCGAATTCACGACTGAAGACGGCCTCTTCATCACACACCAGGTCAGTTTTGAGTTTTGAAGTTCATGTACGTTCACAATGTATGCTGCCCTCAACGGTAAACAATGTACAGATGAGATTCCTGTCGATCGGTAAGCCCTATATCTGAAATTACCTGACCGCTACAGTATTACTGGTGTCCTTCTTGGATGTACCCACACAAGAAAGTATTTTTTCGAAATATTTAATGGATTCTGCATGATATATGGCATACTTAAGCGCAAAACATACTAGTTAGTATCAGGAAGCAAAAACGGGTCAGCGAATACACAATtacgtagacttggttcaagtctgtgatttgtgaatgtttgagtccATGGGTTGAATGCGATaacttgtgttctgttttcgTGTGAAACGCGCGAGTGCGGTGAACGCcatgagtggggtgaacactttacaggggagtttctcctgGAATTCGGCAGAAATTAACTCACTACtacgcagactcaaaggtaacgcattcaattaATCGCAAGGAAACCAGGCCttggctgccaaattccaaataccGACTTGAACTAAGTCTAACAATATCGCTGCAATGAATAGTTATTCCGGTTCATGCATAGTGACCAGCACAAAAATCAAGATATTGATGTGTCCTTTCGATACTATCTGGGGCATtctaaaaattgtgtttttatcaATGGTCTCCTCTCCCTTAAATTCATACTTCAACATTTGATTACTTGACCACGCACTATTGTTAGTCCGTAAACAGTGCCTAATGAGCCACGGTGTTCACCTTACCGGGGAATTAAATCAGTCGGTCAACGAACTACCAATGACCTGAAAGAAGGACTTTCACGTCTTTTCACAAGGGAGTAAGGAACAAGGAAATCAAGTACACGACTTGATGTACGAACACTTTCGTTTATATTTGTGAAaagattttcttgttttaaaaagTTGTCAAAGAACCTTACAAGAAAATTAATGtgttgaaatcaaaataaacgCTAAGACAAGTTGAGTTTTTTACCTTTACAGTACAGAAATGGGTCTACTCgatgtgttgtcaaattaaACGAGGTTATTTTCGTTTTACAGCTGAATTCCTACGAAGAAAACGGTATAATGTATCTGGATATGTTGACTTACCGGGGAGATATTTATGAACATATGCACTTGGATAAACTGCTGACCACTCCAGTAAGTCAATATTATGTTGTAAGGGAAATCAACTTGAACCACCTCTTcctcctctgtctgtctgtctgtagctctctctctctctctctctctctctctctctctcgcgtTACATGTCACCGCTTCTTCATCTATTTGGATAACCTGTCAGCCAGTTCAAACACGAGGATAGAAAGTAATCGATAAGctatgaaaacattgatagcaATCATCACTCAAAATCATAAAATCGtgcatttttgtgtgttttggcATGTTGTCGCGATTTTATGCTAAACTGAtatgatttataaaaaaaatactcTGTTTTTCTTTCATGCTACAATTACAGAATTTTGTCACCAGAGTTGAGAGATTTTTAGTGGACATGTCAGACTGGACTCTATTAGACAGAATTGACCTCTTGCCCAATTCTAAATACAGCCTGGTTGAATT belongs to Ptychodera flava strain L36383 chromosome 17, AS_Pfla_20210202, whole genome shotgun sequence and includes:
- the LOC139115465 gene encoding beta,beta-carotene 15,15'-dioxygenase-like; protein product: MQCLTAPVCIVVVHAYLMSAAFSWKVPDNVYETFYGTTKKEHAGVQLKTKGSIPKWLNGYFLHQSCGSFGNNSSDPGSKILHIFDCIGSVTSFDFNKGRVDYSHRFYRTRPFKIWDYYERDMDKSKVAWMTAYSEIDQDQYKKWSPLQDYPVLNPNVAFWKIGDKVAAVTDNPSGYWFDLHTLESKGIFPFKDVNFGFSHSMVPVNNPAHEHVDEDGVTLYSSVSMYDISDFDNVNVIRVIYKIVNETRVRIASFQEAGPFNLNHCYFDSTYPLMTTRGSYLHSFCMTENHFVLPMSTFLYDKCSLFRVNDRDGPEVPLYSTIMKYSEDVPTRFVVVSRRTNEVVGEFTTEDGLFITHQLNSYEENGIMYLDMLTYRGDIYEHMHLDKLLTTPNFVTRVERFLVDMSDWTLLDRIDLLPNSKYSLVEFPTMNYEVYNTKPYNYTYMVGFDPIPNVLIKLNVQTNETLYWGPFEGLIPGEPVFVARPDSTAEDDGVIISTVLDTNVKKGMVVVLDAQTFTEIGRAVSPELMPFGQHSKFIRQSATGSTRNVVQRVAFGMISVLSPVVLLAISLGRNIVVYLS